AGCTTGCAGGATGAAAGCCCACTGGTGGAGCTGTGTGTTGGGACTACTCTGCATGCCTGCTGAGGTATTGCTCAGCACTTggacaggtgagtgtgtgtgtgtgtgtgtgtgtgtgtgtgtgtgtgtgtgtttgtgacagagTACGGATGGGTATGATTTTTGGGGTAAGATCTAAAACAATGAAGACATTTTATAAGGTGAGTCTGAGTCATCTTTTCCTGTTTGCTTGCAGCTTCATCCTGTGTTTGCCCTTTGAGCGCAAGTCTTGAAGTACTGATACAACAATGAATTACAAATAAGTCCATAATTCAAAATCCTACTTAATTAAACgcaaaaaaatgtatcagtAAAATGTACTTGAAGTATCAAAAGTAACTACTATGTCTGCAGAAAAATATCCCTCGTGACTGATTAGCATTTTACTCTTGTACCTGGTCAAAGTGAAGATAGTTTTTGCTAAGTTATAAACAGTTACTGTAAGCAGTAAGTCCTGCCAAGGGGTCAGGGTCCCTCGAATGAGTCACAAAATAAATCTGTGGCATTGGGAGAAAACAAAGTTCTGCtacaaattttttttattttatcattattattatttctactTTTCTTTAATCTTAACTTTTTGTGATATATTTGATAATGAAGTCTCTTCGGGCCACAAACAATTCTGTGAATAAAACCATATAAGAAGTCTTTAATATTCATCTGAAATGTGACAAAGGGTCCCAACTAGACActatattttgtaaaaaaaaaaaaaaaaaatcacacgcCAGAAAGGAAACGAAAAGAAACCTTTAACATCTATCagctcattttttttaatgtaaaatcttCATCTAAAAAGTAACTGTGGCTGTCAGATAACTGTAGctgagtaaaaagtacaacatttcCCTGTTGCAGAAGTAGAAGAATAATGGAACAATAAAGTCAACAAGTGTCGTGCACAGACGTTGTGCAGGGCGCTTAAGGGGAAAAAGGGCATCCCtttcacaatgttttttttttttttttttgcacacgCAACATgctggtgaaaaaaaaatgtgtgcatgGAAAGTGCATCAACATgctggtgaaaaaaaaatgtgtgcatgGAAAGTGCATCCTGCTAGGAGGTTTCTGTCTGCCAGTACCAGAGGGTTTTTCACACGTAGCctacatttgtgcacagtaatgagaaGGGAAATGTCTGTTTAGCTTGCATATGACGTGTCTGAATATTTACACTCTATACACCCAGCAGCTGCTACACCTTCACTTTccacatttatcatttatttataacaggctacaacaaagaaaacaacgCCACATTGTGCACACTTTAGTGTAAAATATAGTAAATAACCATCACAATcaacaaatatttacacaaaattGTAAAATGCAgttctctgaataaataaaataataaaccaacCAATttactcctctcctctcttctcctctctttatTCTCCAGTCcttgttctcctcctctcctcattctcttcccctttcttttttaaatagtcaCACACTAATTCTTATAGTTATCTCCTAAATAAGCTTTAAATATTGTTAAAGAATCCCAAAAGAACAACCGCATACACCCcacactcctcctctcctcctctgcactcTTTACTGCAGCCccaaactgcatgtcatttttgagAGGTGGGAGACATAACATTATTTCAAATTGAGTTTGAGGGAGACGGTGTGATTTTACGCCAGACTAGCTCACTTGTTGTTAAGTTTAATGGCGGGTTATTGCCTAAATTAGACCGGCTGTACTGAGATGTTCTAAGAgtggtttaatttcacaacacaaacaatgcTGAAGTTTAGGGCAAACATTATTATTACCTGTCTGTGCAGGAAGACGGGTCAGGGAGACGTGACGCTGCTCTGCTCGGTTTGCGTGCGGCTGTGACAAAGGAAGTTGTAGAGGGAGGAGCAGGGGCTCAGCTCATGCAGTTGTCAGACATACAACACACTTTTAATTGAGAATTGATGCCATGGGCCGAAttcaaaaactaaaatataaaattattaatagAAATAGAAAAGGTATTTCTTGCAAAAAAGGGTATTTGCCATTGTTAAGTAAGATGTAGCCAGTTTCATAATGAACCcgtgaaaaatgaagccaatgcaggaagtgttaaaaactgcagttccttgaatggccacttgaggctggctcaaaaggtgagtcaatccccaaagacccccatgttaaaatgccaaccttagagcagaaataaacatgtttacagcctggtacaaaaaaagttGAACTGAgtcaaactgaacatttcacaataaaagcttcacttcctgttcatttGTCACATATGTACAATAGCCGCACAGGACCAATATAAACATTTGCAGAGGTCAAAATATACAGGAACAAAGTAACCTCACATATTCAACCTCTTTAATATTACACTGAAACACATTTCCCTCTGTATTGTAGCAAGTCATACCATctcacagtaaaacaaacttATCCCTAATACATGGCGCTTACACAGGCATTGCTACAGCTGTTGCGATGTCAGTGtcttttcagttcatgaaagtttcTTGTAACATTGTAGTTGCCTGAAAAAGTCTTGCACAACGTCTGATATTCAGtttggtctttttgttttgttatgttttagcttgttttttgctggcaaaaattagcattagcattagtagCCACTATCACAGTTAGCAATGGCTGAATTGCACcatgctaactaagctagcaggTAGCGTTAGGCCTATCCTCACCTTCTCCTCCAATTATGGCAACTTCTGGTTTCAAACttccaagatggcaacaaccaaaatgccaaacttggcAGGCATTGTCATGGgagcccacaaaccaatgggtgacatctttatacagtctatggttgatATGAATGAAGCAGATTTGGGCAGGATCCATTCACTGGACCTGTTTATGGGTACAGCCATGTCTGGCAGGTCTGCCTAATGGAGACTTGTGAAGCAGTCACTAACAATCCATCTCTCCCTGACAGTGTCTCAAGATCCCTTATCCATCTCTCTAATGAGAGTCAACTCATCTGCTGAGATCACATGCTCCACATCATTGACTCAACCGCTGGGCTTGTACCTGCACAGGCGTTTTTATTACAAAAGGGACGTACTGTACCTGCACTTGGAAAAAGGCCTGGTGACCAAGAATACCACAGCTTCGGAATTTGTTGGCCGAATCCACATAGCCCAAAACCAGCAGACCGAGGGTGGCCATGGGATCACACTGAAGCTTTCTCTGCTGGGGCTGGTGGACACAGACTTGTATTACTGCAGCTGGAAATACTTCAAATCAGAGACATCGTTGGTTGAAACCCTGCCCAGCAATGGcaccattattattatcagaGGTGAAACAGACCAGTCAAACTCAaagatgcacacaaacacacacactcacacactctctcacacacacacacacacacacacacacacacacacacacacacacaatgtataCTCATATCAAAATAGGTTTTAACTAAGTTTTTGTCCCTGGTTtaattttcttcctcttccactTTCCCTCACAGAGAGAGATCCCCAGGAGCACTGCAGAGACCACATTTTGGATCTCATCTTTATCGCCTTGAGTGTGACAGCATTCATTGTGGTATTGTTCCTCTTCATTGGAGCACTGATTGTGAGATGCAAACGTGTAAGTACTGTAAGCAGATTGACCTGTTTGTGTAATCACACAAAGTCAGTGCCAGGTGTTCCACTGaatatgttttctttgtgtttacagtttAAAAGGCAATTCAGACCAGCCAGAGCTGCATATCCACCCAGAGCTGCACACCCACCCAGAGCTGCACACCCACCCAGAGCTGCACACCCACCCAGAGCTCACAGGCCTCAGCATGTCTGTCCTCAGCAGCAAGTTCAACATTGTCCCTACTTAGTCACATCCGTAGATACTTTGGACTTCAGGGGCATTCTATAAGGCTAAGAACTAATGCAATGACGATTGTATGAGATCATGATTCTTATTGTAAATGTATTGCTCAGAGGCTTCGTATTAGATGACTGGTGTATCTTTTGAGTCAGCAGCAGCTCGCCTTGTGTGCTCAGAAAAGGTGTCTCACTTCTTGCTCTGCTTTCCATTTCCTTTTATACACAAATCTGTTCTTTGTTTGCAGAAAAGTGATCGAGCTACCACATCCTGGCTGATGTGGGGTGTACAGGTGCTATGCGTGTGAACAGTGTTTGTGACTTAAAACTGCAAAGAAagcattattgttattttacgTGATGTATTACATGTGGGCTTGATTTGTTTACTTTTGCAGGTTTATTCTATGTGTTTCCTTTGTGTCTTGTAAATACGTGTTtgaatttttaaatgaatgtgaACCACAGTTTCCTGTCTGAATCGATATGCACAATAAATCCACACTTTTTCTCCAGTGTTGCTGTTCCTTTGATGAGTATTAaatcactgatttaaaaaaaactgtatctTTATCCTGGAAGGAAAGGAAATCCACCTTGAAATGCATAACATTCAATTATATTGCTTAGTACTGAACCATTCAGGCATAAGGCTCTGATTTCCAGTTTGGGAGGCAACATACTTTTTCATGATCAacacattattgttttttttttatatatatttatattccaaATGGctgtgtatatttatatttaccaTGAGGATGGTTATATatactgccaaattcacagaaacaacATTGAAGACtgcttatggtagtgaaatgaacatttagTTCAGGGTCAACAGCACTGATGTCATACCAATGACAtactccctcaaaacttgtgacatctgtggcattgtgttgtgtgatcaaactgcacattttggagtggtcttttattgtgaccatcacAAGGCAAACCTGTGTGGTAATGATgttgtttaatcagcatcttgatatgccacacctgtcaggtggatggattatcttggaaaaggagaagtgctcactaactcggatttaaaaaaaaaaaaaaaatggaattcTGGAATTATTTTGTATGGTCTGGGGCCCTAGAcgtgtgatttttgttttgtcttgcccagccaactttttgtttttgtatttattccttatatgtatattattttcactataaattttaatgtgtttatttattcaaattcaattttattattttgactgttgtttggtggattgAGACTGGTGCTGTACCCCATCTTGTACGGAtctctattattattataaatgtaaaagaaatatataatgaaaaagGCTAAGATCTTTAACTCAAACCTGTAAGAATGGGAgcaaatacatatacatatatatatattatattcattACATTAAAAGTAAGCTGGGATCAGGCCAAAAGCGATGTGGAGCATATTCAATGTAGCATAGACTacaaataaattacaaataaaagagTTGTTGCCTGATTGTAAGAGGTTTCAACTGCTTTTAGACTATTTTTCGCCAACAGCTACAACTGAAAACTTGAAATTTTGATGATTTATGTTCACTGGTACAAAACCTGTTGTTGTCAGATAGGCTGGATTATCACATTACCAcatctctctcaaagccagaaaccaaagAAGTCACAAACGTGTAATTTCATCAggtgtaaagtctggagctaCTCCATAGACAGTAAATGGGaggctgattttgtggacccacatcatgtttgttttcttttttacacccaaatgagctttattctactgtagtgttctcagttgtgTACCCATATGCAACTGGGTGCTCTCAGAGTCATCTAGAAAATCTTTCATCGTTCATTACCTATGGAACAGGTCCACACTTtatacatagatatatatatacatagatgctGCACCCTGGCTTGTGGGATGCGTCAataccgccgccatcttgcctaggtgctctgaccggttcagacccatgtcagactcggcaaaaatgccacatttttgctctgcatttgggtgtacgaacgaaagaagtgttaaaaccaagcagaagggaataacattccacaggtaagaagttgttttacaatattttactgttacgaacatgtttaatgagatatgtatctcaaaaagtgatccttcttttaagctaatcaagtaaagttaactgtcctgatctggtcctaatgccaaattaagctaacgctatgtcacacaacttaaagaaaaaaggttaacatttatataatattacttataaaattatgatgctttgtcaaacagctatgtcggcgtatgtgttattccaaattgtcaactgtctgtttcatggcaccaacgtgacataacgcagtataacgttagtagttaacttgtggcctgaattgtaactacaaattatgtggaactgcgtttttctgacacacttattttgtgtgtagtttcccaaaaaacacagataggagacgggcatgggtagcagcagtgaggagaaaggactttgtcccgagtgactcctcagtcatctgcagctgtcacttcagacctgaggacttcgacaggactgggcagactcctaaaaataatactagctactgtacactgtattttttgtaaatatgacctaataatgtaaacagttctgtgtccaggctcccatgagcactgtggtgttatacatatgagattaaagcaaaattttgtgtaaacatgcagctctaagtcatttattttcacttgtacaaaaccaacatttgttaatcagaatctacactgcagctcggcacaaccctgctgatacactattttttgcacattgtgtgaaatgtgaataaacatttatagtcaaaattaataattaaatgacatcatggtgggcattgtacagctagtaagaaaaaagaatatttattacatggggaaagtttagtttaaatgtgttgtagaactattactgttactttatctacataagattaaatattttggtatgaaaagctgcattttttattaaaccaagtatcctgtatcataactacatgtctgacaattgtaacaaaccaaaccgcatgaaaatcggttgagaattcagcgaataatgatgattttaatcataaataatctcctgcctcaatagacatacatgcattaggcagcgcggctccacctgggcaagatggcggccgcgttgacgtatcgctccaatgaggagcaccgttgaatgcggcatctacgtatatatatctatgcaCTTTAtacctatgacatcacaaatttgagtttaagcactctagtttttggatttgggagagacttgttcattttcattactatttttggactgtctcagatcataggaataacatgtatgaattttgaaaatgtgcgtagttcccctttaattaaaaaaaaagtgtaacaTTATAGTGTTGCTGTGGAACCTATGTACTGAATAGTCGGTGCTGCACGGACTGTTGGGGCTGTAACACACGGTGCAGCCTTGATAACAGTCTGTCTTGGCAATAACACCATGACACTGTAACTCTGTGGTAAagttaatatttataaaatagaGACACACGGTTCGAAACACATAAATGTAGCTAGCTAACAGTCACCGGTGAGAACATTCAGCCAGGAGAGATAAACGTTTTCTTACCTTGGCTTCTGCTCTCAGTCCTGCTGACTATCCAAAGCTCAGTGCACAGGCAGGAATGAGGAGCTGCTCACCAAACTCCGGGGAAACAACACAGTGGATTTAACGCTGACTATTTCTTGGTTAAAAGCCAGAGAGCTTGTCTGTAGCCCGGGGAGGAAAATGAGTGGCCATAAAATGCTGTTTTCCGGGTTGAAGTTATGGACTTCAGGAAGAAGTACGTGGATAAGTCGACTTCATGATGGTGAGACACTTTACCACCTCAAGTGTTAACCTCACTGTATTTAATGCTTGATATGTAACGCTAGTACGTCCAGTGTTAGTTTACTGTGTGGAGGAAACGTGCCAAACCCAGTCAAAAAATTAGTCAATTCTTATTTGTCTAAGTTTCCTTTCGACAAAGATGTATAGCTGATTGAAAATGTGCAACTCCTTTAACAAACTGACTTCACTCAGTAATTCGGCTCATACACAATGtaccaagcagcactcaaatcAATAAGATATAGTGTTGTACAGCTTTGTGCCTGAAGTTACTCTCAGTCTTAAGAGTGAAACAGTGCCATAGTGGTATCCTTCCCCCTGACTGTGGAGTGCTCATGAACTTGTCTTGGCAGTTACAACCCTaattacataaaaacagaatgcaacgATTTGTAAATCCCTTTAgacctatattcaattgaatacagcacacatttttttaaattgatacactattgttttttgtaaatatacacttaattgaacttttatttttgcaacACCTTCCAAAAAATTTGGGACCAgagcaacaaaagactgggaaAGCTGTGGAATTCtcaaaaaaacactgttttgaacatttcacaggtaaatAGGCAGACTAGTAACAGGTGATGGTATCAGGACAGGGTATGAAAGGGGCATCCTGAAAAGGCTAAGTTGCTCACAAGCAAGGACAGTGCAAGGTTCaccactttgtgaaaaactgttTGGACAAATTGTCCAATGGTTTAAGAATAATGTTTGTCAACGCACAGTTACACAGAATTTAGGATTTCACCATCCGGAGAAATCTCTTCACAATAAGGGCAAAGCTGCAAACCAATATTGACTtcctgtgacctttgaccactcgGGTGGCACTGTATTAAAAACGGACATTATTATACAAAGGATATCACTACATGGGCTCAGGAGCACTTGTTACGTGTGCAAACTTTagaagccagcatctgtgatggtatgagGGAGTGTTAATGctcatggcatcatgggtaactctCACATCCGTAGCACCATACTGGTTTTGGAgtaacatatgctgccatccagacgacATGTTTTTCAGGGATGTCCCTActtattccagcaagacaatgtGTTACAACAATGTGGCTTCATATTAAAACAGTGCGATACTACTGCTAAGTGCAAAATACCACAATGGAGTCCCCAGACTGTTGAGCAGCCAAAGTTCTATGTCaaacaagaatgggacagattttttttttaacactttacgTTTTTCACAGTAAACATTCCTCAAGGGGGCACTTTGGTGGGAGGAGGGGGAATGTTGATTACCGTTTCATGATGAAACTACGAGCCTGtaaatatctgaaaaaaatgAGATCTAAGAATGTCAAAATTTTTAACTAAAGCATCAAGAGAGATTAAAGAATTATTTACAAAAAGGTCCTTAAAAAGGTCCCTTCTGTGCCATAGTTTGAATACTGGGTCCATCAGGGCCAGAGTGAAAAAAGGGTTTGAAGTGATGGGAGCAAGACTGAGTGCTTGTTTCAAGACAAAATGGCACCGACATTGGGACCAAATTTTGAGAGTGTTCTGAACGACAGGATTTTTTTAGATAGTTTTTTCCTTTCACAGGTAAGAGGGAGCACATTAAGGATAGGCAGGCAAAGTTGTTTCGATAGTGGACCAGACAGGGCCTATATAATAACATCTCTAAATGTAGGACGCGAGACGGACAGCTTAGTAATGTTTGCCGACCAATAATGGTGTGAATTATTCGGTAGCTAATTTAGAGCTTTGTAGATATGTCTTATGAATCTGTGCAGTTTTTCTGTTCCAAATAAAACCAGATATTATTTTGTCCAGCTTCAAAAAAAATAGATAGAAAGATGGGGATCATTCGGAAAAGGTATAGGGATCTGGGTAAAATCATAATTATGATTGTGTCTATACGGCAAGGGAAATGGgtaaagttttttctttttttgggggggtattttttgggcatttttagcctttatttgacatgacagacaagtgtgaaggggggagagagagagagagagagagagagagagagagagagagtgagagagtgagagagtgacatgcagcaaggggccatgggctggagttgaacccaggccgctgcggcaacagccttgtacatggggcgcctgctccagCACTAAGCCACAGACGCCCCGGAAATGGGCAAAGTTGACCAGTGTGTTGCTAAAAGAAGAGGTGATgttacacagtggtaaacatgctcctgtccttttttttggcaatgtgttgcaggcatcaaattcagaatgagtgtatatttacaaaaaacaataaagtttatctgtttgaacattaaatgtcttttctttgtgttgtaTTCAATtgattgcattctgtttttattc
The Epinephelus moara isolate mb chromosome 13, YSFRI_EMoa_1.0, whole genome shotgun sequence genome window above contains:
- the LOC126400351 gene encoding uncharacterized protein LOC126400351 yields the protein MKAHWWSCVLGLLCMPAEVLLSTWTVSQDPLSISLMRVNSSAEITCSTSLTQPLGLYLHRRFYYKRDVLYLHLEKGLVTKNTTASEFVGRIHIAQNQQTEGGHGITLKLSLLGLVDTDLYYCSWKYFKSETSLVETLPSNGTIIIIRERDPQEHCRDHILDLIFIALSVTAFIVVLFLFIGALIVRCKRFKRQFRPARAAYPPRAAHPPRAAHPPRAAHPPRAHRPQHVCPQQQVQHCPYLVTSVDTLDFRGIL